Proteins from a genomic interval of Paenibacillus sp. FSL R5-0623:
- a CDS encoding sigma-70 family RNA polymerase sigma factor — MQRSVPQLGDHVMKVYETYADTLFRIAMVHLGRREDAEEATQDTFIKLIEKAPTFNDAEHQKAWLIRVITNHCKSLLGRGWRKREVKLEGVDPLTTDNPEDHALIELVLSLPVKYRSVVHLYYYEDYPIREISEILEISESAVKMRLKRGRQLLKLELEGEEL, encoded by the coding sequence ATGCAGCGATCAGTGCCCCAGCTGGGCGATCATGTGATGAAAGTCTATGAGACATACGCGGATACGCTGTTCCGGATTGCCATGGTGCACCTCGGCAGACGAGAAGACGCGGAGGAAGCCACTCAGGATACCTTCATCAAACTAATAGAAAAAGCACCTACATTCAACGATGCGGAGCATCAAAAAGCATGGTTGATTCGGGTCATCACCAATCATTGCAAATCCTTATTAGGCAGAGGCTGGCGTAAACGGGAGGTTAAGCTGGAGGGAGTCGATCCCCTTACAACAGACAACCCTGAAGATCACGCGCTGATCGAACTTGTGCTGTCACTGCCCGTCAAGTATAGATCGGTGGTTCATCTGTATTATTACGAAGATTATCCGATCCGAGAAATCAGCGAGATCCTGGAGATTAGCGAATCAGCAGTGAAAATGAGATTAAAACGAGGCAGACAGCTGTTAAAACTGGAGCTGGAAGGAGAGGAACTGTAA
- a CDS encoding GNAT family protein: protein MSIHSIQRSAFEHLKFHRIEAHINVDNTPSMKLAESVGMEFECLRKGFIHENNEWTDHLVYYKNSN, encoded by the coding sequence ATGAGCATACATTCAATACAGAGGAGTGCATTCGAACATCTGAAATTCCACCGCATAGAAGCTCATATCAATGTGGATAACACCCCTTCCATGAAACTAGCAGAGAGTGTTGGTATGGAATTTGAATGTCTACGTAAAGGGTTTATACACGAAAATAATGAATGGACCGATCACTTGGTGTATTACAAAAATTCTAATTAA